The Dehalococcoidales bacterium region TATGGAAGCTATCCGCTGCCAGAATCTTACCAAACGGTACGGTGAGATTACAGCTCTGGACAACCTCGACCTCACTATCGAGGAACACTCGGTCTTCGGTTTCCTCGGACCCAACGGCGCCGGTAAGACCACCACCGTCAAACTACTGACCGGGCTAAGTATACCCTCGGCAGGCACCGCATGGATTGCCGGGGAGGAAATCACCACCGGCAACGCGGTAGTCCGTACCGGTATTGGATTCCTGCCCGATGTTCCTGCCTTCTGCGACTGGATGACAGGGCAAGAGTTCCTTACCTTTGTTGGCGAACTGCACGGTCTTCCCTCACGAGAGATTTCCCTGCGCCGCGATGAACAACTCGAACTGGTCGATCTGAAAGACGCAGCCCGGCGCAAGATAGGTGGCTACTCGCGCGGCATGAAACAACGTTTAGGTATTGCACAGGCGTTGATAAACCACCCTCGTGTACTCTTCATGGACGAGCCTACCTCTGCCCTCGACCCCGTGGGCCGGCGTGATGTGCTGCTGTTGATAGAGCGTCTGAGAGAGCAGACCACTGTATTTATGTCAAGCCACATCCTGTCCGATGTTGAGCGCGTCTGTGATGTCGTCGGTATCATCGACAAAGGCAAGCTGGTCATCCAGTCAACCGTAGAGGAACTCAGGCAGCGGTATACCCGATCCATCTTCGAACTCGAGTTTGAGGAGGACACCGCCCCCCTGATGGCCAGAATAGAGTCTGCTCACTGGTTGGCCACCCAGGAGTTAGTAACTATCAATGAAGTTCCTACTCTACGTGTCCAGGTCAACAATATCGCTGAGGCAAAGCGGGAACTGCCGGGACTGGTCGCTGCCAGCGGGCTCACGCTACTCCGCTACGAACTGACACTACCGAGCCTGGAAGACATCTTCGTGGACCTGGTGGAAGGCGGGGGTGCGCCATGACCGGCCTGGTAGCCCTGCTCAAGAAGGAACTGAGAGAGCAACTGAGGACGTATAAACTGCTGATTGTTACCGCCGTCTTCCTGTTTTTCGGCTTTGCTACTCCCCTGCTGATAAAGTACACGCCACAACTCCTGGAGGCAACGGGAGAGGATATCATAGTGCAGATGCCGGAGCCCAGTGCTGCAATGGCAATCGGGGAATACGCCGGTACAATTGTCCAGATCGGCGTTCTGATAGCCGTTCTCATGCTCATGGGTGCAGTCGCCCGAGAGAGGAACAGAGGACTCGCCGCCATGATTCTCAGCAAGCCGGTCAGCCGGGGTGCTTACATCACCGCTAAATTCCTGGCGACAAGTGTCAGCTTCATAGCTGCCCTTGTCCTGGGTTCAACCGCCTGCTGGATATACACCGTTCTACTCATCGAGCCTGCCAGCGTATCCGCTTTCCTCGGTCTAAACCTGCTGATGGCACTCTTCCTGGTCTTCTGTCTATCGGTCACGCTGCTCTGCTCAAGCCTGTTCCGAAATCAGCTGATAGCTGGTGGTGTGGCCCTGGTTGTCCTGGTTGTCCAGGCACTCCTCACCCAGGTACCCGGTTTTGGAGACTACATGCCCGGTCAATTGACCGGCTGGGGAATAGGGTTGCTTTCCAGTCCACAGCCCGCGGCATGGCCCGCCGTGGCGGTATGCATGGTACTCACGATTGCCTGCTTGTTCCTGTCCCCCGTGGTATTGCGTCGCAAGGAGCTATAACCGTAACGGTGTCCTAGCGCAATATGTACCCGCCGTCAACATTCAGGGCCTGGCCGGTGACGTTTCGGGCGTCATCGGAAGCAAAGAAGACTACCGCCCGGCCCATATCTTCGGGGGTCTGCTCTCTGCCGAGAGGGGCATTGGGCTCAACAAGGCGTGTCCGCCAGAACTCCTCGGGCGTCAACTCCTCAATCTCCGCACCAGCAAAACGCTCCGGAAGCTCTTCTCCGGACTCTTTTGCCTGCTTGATTTGGTTGTACATAGCGGTTGCCCCTCTCTCCCATAGCGGGGTGTAGACCCACCCCGGGCAGACACAGTTGACATTGATGTTGTTCGGGGCCAGCTCACGGGACAACGACCACGTGAAGGAAATCACACCTGCCTTGAACACCGAATAGGGCATATTGCCGAAGTCGCCCAGTCGACCGGAGATGGACGAGATGTTGACTATCTTACCGCTCTGCTGCGCTGTCATGTGGGGAACAACAGCCCGGCACATGATAATCGTCGGCTTGAGGTTGATTTCGTAGGAACCCAGCCACTCTTCGTCGGTGCGGTTCGTTATGCGAGCCGGCTCAGTCCGGGATTCCGGTACTCCTCTCATACCACCGACGTTGTTGACCAGGATATCAATCCTGCCAAAGCAGTCCATTACGGCAGCTACCGCTCCTTCCACATCATCACTGGCGGTAAGGTCAGCGACTACAGGAAGTGACCGGCGTCCCATCTTCTTGACCTCATCGGCTGCGCTCCGGGCGTGTTCACCATCAATATCAATCACGGTAACATCCGCGCCTTCTTCAGCGAGGCAACGGACTATGCCCCTGCCAATCCCCTGCGCTCCACCGGTAACTACCGCCACTTTTCCTTCGAGTTTCAATCGACCCTCCTTTGTAGAACTTATTTTCTACCTAACTATGGTAGCGGTGTCTCCAGAATCCACCTGCGGATGTTCTCGGCGACTTCCTCTCCGGCGTCCTCCTGGATGAAGTGACCTGCGTTCCTCACTCCTCAGCTTCTCCCTCATCGCTTTCACGAGACTCTCGCGGCCGTCCCGCGTAATCCTCCGGGCAGGACCTTTTGTGCACTCTTCCCTTACAGCGCATCCCTTACAGAACTTGCCTCGGTATACAATGAACGGTGGCTTGCCTTTCCGTTTCATCTCTTGATATCGCTTTAAGTCCTGACCCTCAGGACAGATATAGACATCCCTCATCTGGTCGTACTGAAAGTTGCTTTTGTGATACCTTTTCTCAGACTCGCCTTTCTTCTCCAGCACTACAAAGAAGTCATCAGGCATGTAGGCATCTAGCCCCCTCTGCTGAGTATATTCCAGATTCTCATAAGATGAGTATCCAGCATCAGCGCTTGCCTCTTGGGGCAGAGTCCCCAGATTTTGTTCCACCGCTTCTACCATCTTTATTAACTCGTGGTGGTCAGTCGTTTCCTGGGTGATGTCGGCAGCTACGATTACTTGCTCCTTTTCGTCCACTGCAATCTGTCCATTGTAGCTGGGCTGGATTGCCCTGCGGCTGTCCTGCATCAGCCGAGATTCCCGATCGGTTATATTGACGCGCTTAAGCTTTCCCCTTTCAAGCGTTTCCCTTGCCTCGTTGAGCCTCTTCAACCGGTATTCCTTTTCTCGGAGTTCCTTTACCATCTCCGAGCCATCCCCATCAGGATGCGCCTGTTCTTCGCTCTCATCTATCCGGATCGAGGCTTCGATCATCCGTCTCACTTGCTCCTTGATGCACTTAATCTCCTTCTCAAGACTGTCCCTGTCGCGGCTTTGCCTCAACGCAGCATTGGCTTTAAGTTTTGTGCCATCGAAGGCTATATGCCCGAGTCCCACCATGCCCACGGAGGCGCAGAGCCTAACCACCTCCACGAATAGATCCGGAAGAATACCAGCATGCTGGGAACGGAAAAGGCAGATGGTTCTGAAGTCAGGTGTTTGTAGCCCCGATAGAAACATGAAAGCAGTATCAGTTTTCAGTTCTTGAGCAACTCTGCGAGAGCTATATATTCCTAGGCTATAGGCATAGATGATCACTTTTAGCATCATCGCTGGATGATAGGCTGGTGCCCCGCCACCTTCATACTGACCAAGTAAAAGCGACGAATCAAGGGTATCCACCACATCACTGATAATACGCACTTCGTGATCCTCAGGTACAAATTCATCCAGCGATGGGGGAAGTAGAAAATTCTGATCTTGTCTGTATTCCTTAAATATCTTCATCTCGTGGCCTCCAACGGAAAGACCTTCTTGTGGAATATTATACCCTACTTTGCCACGTGGGTGTGATCGTAGGGGGACTTTTTAGACAGCCTGATATAGTATGTTGTTACCTCGATATGGCATATAAAGGTTCCTGGCTTGCCCCCATAGAGGGTGCTACTTCTTAGATCTCGGTTACAGTCAATATCCGTGTTTCATTCACGGCAAGGAGGGACTATAATAGGGCTGCCAGGGAGCAGAGTAAAGAGCTTTGACTGTCGATTAACTCAAAGGCTACAATTGTTCCACTTTTGCTGACCACATACATACGGGGGTAGGTCAGCGTGAAAGCCGTCACATAAACTGAAATGGAGGAAAAAAGGACGTCAACATGAGTGAGAAGCATTTAGAAGACAAAGTCGCCTGGGTGACCGGTTCCTCGCGGGGCATTGGTCGGGTGATTGCCGATCATCTGGCGGCCTTGGGGGCGAAAGTAGCGGTTCACGGCACGAGTCCCACCTCAACCCGTGCCTTTAATGAGGCTGAATCGCTGGACGCGGTGGCCGAGGCCATTACCGCAGCCCATGGGAGCGTAGTGCTGCCAGTCTGGGGCGATCTGACCGATGCGGCCACGGTTAAGCAGGTCGCCGAGCAAATTCGCCAGAAGTTCGGCCAGATCGATATTCTGGTGAACTGTGCCGGAGGTGACATCGGTTCGCAGGGTGTTATGGGAGAGAATGCCGGTAAACCGCTGTCCAACGATGCCGTGTTTATTGCCCTGGAAGATGTGCGGACAGTGCTGGACCGGAACATAATGACCTGTATTTTGTGTTGTCGTGAGGTGGCGCCGGAAATGATCGCCCGCAAAGCAGGCTGGATCGTCAATATCGGCAGCGTTGGTGGGCTGTCGGGCCACGCTGGAGAGGCGATCTACTCAACGGCTAAAGCGGCCGTCCACGAGTATACACGCTGCCTGGCGGCCCAGTTGCGGCCCGATAACGTATACGCCAACGCAGTTGCGCCCGGGCCGATTATTACACCCCGCTTTGAAGCCAGCCGGCCCATTAATGAGTCCATGAAATTGACCGACGGTACGCTCGAGCGGTACGGCTGGCCGATTGAAATTGCTCGGGCGGTTGAGTTTTTTGTTACCCAGGATTCGTCATACATAACCGGGCAGGTGCTGCGGGTGGATGGCGGGATTCAATTGTGGCCGGCTTAAAAGCCGGCGAGTGTCTTTGTTTTGGGAAATTGAAGCCCGGTGCTCTACCTAAGCCGAACTCCTAACTGCAGTTGCCTACAAAACGCATAGGGTCACAATCAGCCAGATTGTTAGATCACGACCCCCTGTGCGTGCGGAATGTAGCTGCGACATTTGAGGGAGGAAGTGCTGTTGAGGTAGTAACTAAGCAATCTCCACCAAATAAGGGCTAGCAAACCATTGAAGAGCTGCTAGCCTTCCCCTTTAATCTACTATCGCAGGGTAAATCAAAGACTTCAATTGACCCCGGAAATTAAAGGTATTTGACGGCATTAGCTGCGTTAAGAATATTACGATGAGGTCCTGGGCCGGGTCTATCCAGAATATAGTACTGGCGGCTCCTCCCCAGTAATACTCACCAAGCGAACCTACCTGCTGGGATTTAACCAAGTCAATGATGACAGCGAAACCAAGTCCGAAGCCGACACCTTCATTAGCCGTCTCACTGAATGCGCTTATACTGAGGTCAGTAAGGTCTTGATTTCCCGGCAGATGATTAATCGTCATATATTCAATTGTTCTTGGACCCAGAAGACGAGCGCCGTCAAGTTCTCCCCTATTTAAGAGCATCTGGCAGAACCGGTAATAATCGGCCGCAGTTGAAACAAGCCCACCACCACCGGAAAAACAGGCAGGAGGCGTCAGATATGCACTCTTAGCAGGGTCATCCATTAGCTGCAATCTCTTCTTATCATCACGATTATAATTAGCGGCGAAACGGTCTACCTTTTCTGGAGGTACATGGAAACTGGTATCTACCATTCCTAATGGCTCGAAGATATACTCCTTCAGGTATTCGTCAAAACTCATTCCGGATATCACTTCCACCAAGCGACCGCATACATCAGTCGAAATCCCGTAATTCCACCTCGTACCCGGTGAAAACTCAAGGGGTAATTTAGCTACTTCTTGAACCATTTCCTTAAGTGTTCCCTTACGTCGGTCCATTACATTTAACTTCTGATAAGCTGCACCTACCGGCGTACCTAACTCCGCGGGTGCACCATACGTAAGACCTGAAGTATGTGTAAGAAGGTCTCGAATAGTCATGTCCCGCTCTGACGGTTTCGTCACGAAGTTTGGGTATTCTCCGGAAACATAAACCTCCAGGTTTCTCCACTCAGGTATGTATTTGTAGACTTGGTCCCCGAGCTGGAAGTGACTGTGCTCATAAAGCATCATCAAGGCAACCGTAGTAATCGGCTTGGTCATCGAATAAATACGAAAGATAGTGTCCTCAGCCACAGGTTTTGCCCGTTCGATATCCATCATGCCTGTGGGAGATAAATAGGCTACCTTACCATGGCGGGCAACCAGGGTAAGAGTACCGGCGATTTTCTTAGGTATCAGATACCGGTTCAGTAGGTGGTTTTCTATCCGGACTAGGCGTTCACCTGCGAGGCCGACTTCTTCTGGATTTGCTACTTTAATAGTCACGATTAATTCTCCTTATGTTTCAGTGCCCTCTGCAGCGAAGGCTGCATCTTCATCTCGCGGAACTCGTTGATGGCGAAGCCCAGGTGCTCAACGACCTCCATCCTCTTTTATTACAGTCAGAATGTCTGTCAATGAGGAGATAGTGAGGCCATCCCACTGTTCGCGGTTCATCAGATGCGACTCGGTGCTGTCTGCATCAGGGCGGGTCAGGACAGGCTTCATACCGACGCCTAGTGCTCCACTTAACTCCTGACTACCACCATCACCAACAAACAGGCATTCCTCTGGTCGGACCTCAAGTCGTTCGGCTGTGAGTTTGTATATCCGTGGGTCAGGCTTCCTCATTCCCACTAAGCATGAGAATACTGCCACATCAACCAGGGGAGCGAAAGGCGTTTCTGGCCAGACAGTCGGAATCTCGTGAGTGCAATTGCTGAGGAGGCCAATCTCATACCCTTCTTCCTTCAGGCGCAAGAGCACTTCTATGGCGCCCGGCTGCGGCGTCATAACGTCACGTATATGGTCCAGCCTATGTTGTACTGCGAGTTGCACCTGCTTATCTCTGGGAAGTACACCCAGTTCACGACAGACTTGTTTAACATCGGCCTCGCAGTTCTGATTTACACCTGTGTTCCGCTTTCTTGAAGTGGTGAACCACTCCCGCCTGAAGTCATCGGAAGGTAGTGATAGTGCAGAAGCCATCTTAACCAGTGCTTCGTTGTAATCTTGAGACGAGAAGTTGCCTGCCAGCGTCCCAAATAGGTCGAATATTACAGCTAGATACCCCATCGTTTCGAGTTACGCTCTCAGAATCTCCTTGTATCTCGGTTCACCGGTACAGCCTATGGGTAGCTACTTACCGAATAGCTCCGCGGCTCGCCTCATGTTGGCGACGACGTCCACACCGAATGGGCAGCGGTCTGTGCAGATACCACACTCGGTGCACGCTGAGGCGTGAACGGCGAGGGATTCATACTGGGTGATGGTGTTGCCGTCCATGCTGTAGCTAGCAGTATCTGTGATTCGCGTCGTCACGGCGATGTCTATGGCCTCTGGACAAGGTAGGCAGTGGTTGCAGTACATGCAGGCCCCATGCAGCTTCCACATGGCGTTAGTATCGATAGCGCTGTAGTCCTTCTGCTCGTCGGTGGCATCCAGATAGGCAAGTGCCGCCCTCATCTCGTCGACATTCTTGCAGCCGGGCACGATGGTGGTGACGCCTGGTTGTGACAGAGCATAGCTGGCGCATTGTACCGGAGTCAGGACGATGGAACTGGGATTCTCGGGATTGAACAGCCGACCAGCGGCGTAGGGCTTCATGGCCACTACGGCAACACCCGCGGCGGCACATGTATGGTACAGCTCCTGGCGCGTCGGTGACGTAGTCTCTTGCACCGCTTCGGCTTTCTGAAACGTCCCAGGCTCCCACACAGTTTCGAATCTCATATCACCGGGCAGGATGTCCGTCGCTGGATTCACCGGGAACATCAGTACGTCAATGTGTCCGCCCCTCACTGCCTTAAGGGCAACAGGTACGGAGTGGCCGCTCATTCCGAGTAGTCGTGCCTTGCCTTCCTTCCGGAGTCGCTGGGCTACTCCCAGCAGACCCTCCGGCTCAAACACCTTGTTATAATCACCCTGCTCATCAACGCAGTGCAGCATAAGCACATCGACGTAGTCCGTCTGGAGCCGTACCAGAAGGTCCTCGAAGGACTTCTCGCACAACGCTTTCTCCCTATGGGGAGTGTACTGGTTATTCTCCAGTACAGCCCCTAGATGACCGGCAACCATCACTTCCTGGCGCCTGCCCTGGAGGGCAATACCGAGATTCTTTCTTACCGCTGGAGCAGGCAAAGGTATATCTATGTAATTAAGGCCCTTGTCCAGCGCTTCGTCTACCACGGAGACAACAGTGTCTAGCGAGGCCGGTCTTCCCAGACTGAAGTCCCATAGATACTCGGCGCCCAGTCCTATGACACCGACATCCAGACCGCTTCTTCCCAATTTACGATACTGCATACGCCAACGACCCTCCTCTGTTGCCGTGAACGTTCCCCTACTGAGCCGGTGCCCACAGTCTATGACTGGGAGGTGAGGATGTCAAGCAATGCAGCTTGCCAGATGCGGGCATGAGTACCCTCTCACCTGCCCGTGCAGCTACTACGACGGCTTTTGGCAATATTATGTACTTGTTGCGGTTAACAAAACATCGGA contains the following coding sequences:
- a CDS encoding IS1182 family transposase encodes the protein MKIFKEYRQDQNFLLPPSLDEFVPEDHEVRIISDVVDTLDSSLLLGQYEGGGAPAYHPAMMLKVIIYAYSLGIYSSRRVAQELKTDTAFMFLSGLQTPDFRTICLFRSQHAGILPDLFVEVVRLCASVGMVGLGHIAFDGTKLKANAALRQSRDRDSLEKEIKCIKEQVRRMIEASIRIDESEEQAHPDGDGSEMVKELREKEYRLKRLNEARETLERGKLKRVNITDRESRLMQDSRRAIQPSYNGQIAVDEKEQVIVAADITQETTDHHELIKMVEAVEQNLGTLPQEASADAGYSSYENLEYTQQRGLDAYMPDDFFVVLEKKGESEKRYHKSNFQYDQMRDVYICPEGQDLKRYQEMKRKGKPPFIVYRGKFCKGCAVREECTKGPARRITRDGRESLVKAMREKLRSEERRSLHPGGRRRGSRREHPQVDSGDTATIVR
- a CDS encoding SDR family NAD(P)-dependent oxidoreductase, with amino-acid sequence MKLEGKVAVVTGGAQGIGRGIVRCLAEEGADVTVIDIDGEHARSAADEVKKMGRRSLPVVADLTASDDVEGAVAAVMDCFGRIDILVNNVGGMRGVPESRTEPARITNRTDEEWLGSYEINLKPTIIMCRAVVPHMTAQQSGKIVNISSISGRLGDFGNMPYSVFKAGVISFTWSLSRELAPNNINVNCVCPGWVYTPLWERGATAMYNQIKQAKESGEELPERFAGAEIEELTPEEFWRTRLVEPNAPLGREQTPEDMGRAVVFFASDDARNVTGQALNVDGGYILR
- a CDS encoding HAD-IA family hydrolase, whose product is MGYLAVIFDLFGTLAGNFSSQDYNEALVKMASALSLPSDDFRREWFTTSRKRNTGVNQNCEADVKQVCRELGVLPRDKQVQLAVQHRLDHIRDVMTPQPGAIEVLLRLKEEGYEIGLLSNCTHEIPTVWPETPFAPLVDVAVFSCLVGMRKPDPRIYKLTAERLEVRPEECLFVGDGGSQELSGALGVGMKPVLTRPDADSTESHLMNREQWDGLTISSLTDILTVIKEDGGR
- a CDS encoding SDR family NAD(P)-dependent oxidoreductase, which produces MSEKHLEDKVAWVTGSSRGIGRVIADHLAALGAKVAVHGTSPTSTRAFNEAESLDAVAEAITAAHGSVVLPVWGDLTDAATVKQVAEQIRQKFGQIDILVNCAGGDIGSQGVMGENAGKPLSNDAVFIALEDVRTVLDRNIMTCILCCREVAPEMIARKAGWIVNIGSVGGLSGHAGEAIYSTAKAAVHEYTRCLAAQLRPDNVYANAVAPGPIITPRFEASRPINESMKLTDGTLERYGWPIEIARAVEFFVTQDSSYITGQVLRVDGGIQLWPA
- a CDS encoding ABC transporter permease subunit gives rise to the protein MTGLVALLKKELREQLRTYKLLIVTAVFLFFGFATPLLIKYTPQLLEATGEDIIVQMPEPSAAMAIGEYAGTIVQIGVLIAVLMLMGAVARERNRGLAAMILSKPVSRGAYITAKFLATSVSFIAALVLGSTACWIYTVLLIEPASVSAFLGLNLLMALFLVFCLSVTLLCSSLFRNQLIAGGVALVVLVVQALLTQVPGFGDYMPGQLTGWGIGLLSSPQPAAWPAVAVCMVLTIACLFLSPVVLRRKEL
- a CDS encoding ABC transporter ATP-binding protein encodes the protein MEAIRCQNLTKRYGEITALDNLDLTIEEHSVFGFLGPNGAGKTTTVKLLTGLSIPSAGTAWIAGEEITTGNAVVRTGIGFLPDVPAFCDWMTGQEFLTFVGELHGLPSREISLRRDEQLELVDLKDAARRKIGGYSRGMKQRLGIAQALINHPRVLFMDEPTSALDPVGRRDVLLLIERLREQTTVFMSSHILSDVERVCDVVGIIDKGKLVIQSTVEELRQRYTRSIFELEFEEDTAPLMARIESAHWLATQELVTINEVPTLRVQVNNIAEAKRELPGLVAASGLTLLRYELTLPSLEDIFVDLVEGGGAP
- a CDS encoding serine hydrolase domain-containing protein yields the protein MTIKVANPEEVGLAGERLVRIENHLLNRYLIPKKIAGTLTLVARHGKVAYLSPTGMMDIERAKPVAEDTIFRIYSMTKPITTVALMMLYEHSHFQLGDQVYKYIPEWRNLEVYVSGEYPNFVTKPSERDMTIRDLLTHTSGLTYGAPAELGTPVGAAYQKLNVMDRRKGTLKEMVQEVAKLPLEFSPGTRWNYGISTDVCGRLVEVISGMSFDEYLKEYIFEPLGMVDTSFHVPPEKVDRFAANYNRDDKKRLQLMDDPAKSAYLTPPACFSGGGGLVSTAADYYRFCQMLLNRGELDGARLLGPRTIEYMTINHLPGNQDLTDLSISAFSETANEGVGFGLGFAVIIDLVKSQQVGSLGEYYWGGAASTIFWIDPAQDLIVIFLTQLMPSNTFNFRGQLKSLIYPAIVD
- a CDS encoding aldo/keto reductase — translated: MQYRKLGRSGLDVGVIGLGAEYLWDFSLGRPASLDTVVSVVDEALDKGLNYIDIPLPAPAVRKNLGIALQGRRQEVMVAGHLGAVLENNQYTPHREKALCEKSFEDLLVRLQTDYVDVLMLHCVDEQGDYNKVFEPEGLLGVAQRLRKEGKARLLGMSGHSVPVALKAVRGGHIDVLMFPVNPATDILPGDMRFETVWEPGTFQKAEAVQETTSPTRQELYHTCAAAGVAVVAMKPYAAGRLFNPENPSSIVLTPVQCASYALSQPGVTTIVPGCKNVDEMRAALAYLDATDEQKDYSAIDTNAMWKLHGACMYCNHCLPCPEAIDIAVTTRITDTASYSMDGNTITQYESLAVHASACTECGICTDRCPFGVDVVANMRRAAELFGK